From Vicinamibacterales bacterium, a single genomic window includes:
- a CDS encoding histidinol-phosphate transaminase yields MAFSRREFVRRFGVGGAAAASAAHIIGYGNEELLAFVQGQGGARRGQGGPPIAIRLSSNENLRGPSLKVIEALKAHPSKDLGLGYPPPTLSTFVDTVATFSGAKPENVIIATGSGEILTAAVMAYCAPDRALVTADPSYSSPNGTARNINAPVKLMPVDARLRLDLEALIRGAIGSGLVFLCNPNNPTSSVHTMSDIEQAVRTIKTRSPGTGILIDEAYLEYATLPGSGSMVKLALELPGVFISRTFSKAYGMAGMRMGYAVGQPETMTKVGRAWGLGSINELQAVAGIAALKDTAHMEWEKGENKRVRDWTQAQFKAMGFDSPESQTNFIFVNIRKPAVQFRDACRAQGVAVGRDFPPMEKTYARISLGTMENMQQAMVVFKQVLGA; encoded by the coding sequence ATGGCGTTTTCACGTCGCGAGTTCGTTCGGAGGTTTGGTGTCGGCGGGGCGGCAGCGGCCTCCGCGGCGCACATCATCGGCTACGGCAACGAAGAGTTACTGGCATTCGTCCAGGGGCAGGGCGGGGCGCGGCGCGGGCAGGGCGGGCCGCCCATCGCGATTCGCCTCAGCAGCAACGAGAACCTGCGGGGGCCAAGCCTCAAGGTCATCGAGGCGTTGAAGGCGCATCCGTCCAAGGATCTTGGGCTCGGTTATCCGCCGCCCACCCTCAGCACCTTTGTGGACACCGTCGCTACGTTCTCCGGCGCGAAGCCCGAGAACGTTATCATCGCCACCGGCTCCGGCGAAATCCTGACCGCGGCGGTGATGGCCTACTGTGCACCCGACCGGGCGCTGGTGACCGCCGATCCGTCCTACTCCTCGCCGAACGGCACGGCGCGGAACATCAACGCACCCGTGAAGTTGATGCCGGTTGACGCGCGCTTGCGCCTCGACCTGGAGGCGCTGATTCGCGGCGCGATCGGCTCCGGCCTCGTGTTCCTGTGCAACCCCAACAACCCGACCTCGAGCGTTCACACGATGTCGGACATCGAGCAGGCCGTCCGGACGATCAAGACGCGCTCGCCCGGGACCGGCATCCTGATCGACGAGGCGTACCTCGAATACGCCACCTTGCCGGGTTCGGGCTCGATGGTGAAGCTGGCGCTGGAACTGCCGGGCGTGTTCATCTCGCGCACGTTCTCGAAGGCGTACGGCATGGCCGGCATGCGCATGGGCTACGCCGTTGGCCAGCCCGAGACCATGACCAAGGTCGGACGCGCCTGGGGCCTGGGCAGCATCAACGAGCTGCAGGCGGTCGCCGGCATCGCCGCGCTGAAGGACACCGCCCACATGGAATGGGAGAAGGGCGAAAACAAGCGGGTCCGCGACTGGACGCAGGCGCAGTTCAAGGCCATGGGCTTCGACTCGCCGGAGTCGCAGACCAACTTCATCTTCGTCAACATCCGCAAGCCCGCGGTGCAGTTCCGCGACGCCTGCCGCGCCCAGGGCGTGGCGGTCGGCCGCGACTTCCCGCCGATGGAGAAGACCTACGCCCGCATCTCGCTCGGCACGATGGAAAACATGCAGCAGGCGATGGTGGTGTTCAAGCAGGTGCTCGGCGCCTGA
- a CDS encoding ABC transporter ATP-binding protein has protein sequence MSAEQKAIRQPSASANMFGRGPMGGFGVPVQKAKDFKGTLRRLTGYLGPHRPALIVVVAAGVIATLFSVIGPKMLGLATTRIFEGYLARTLGRSNAGIDFGYVGGILWTMLALYVVSGAFQYLQQYLMSGVAQKTVYALRQDVEAKFNRLPLRFFDAKTHGEILSRAVNDLDNISSTLQQNLTQLITSVLSVIGIIIMMLTISWLLTIVVVLTLPLSVTVVARIAKRSQGYFIRQQKALGELNGHVAEIYAGHTIVTAFGHEGKSVARFDELNEKYYDGAWRAQFVTGVMFPIMMFIGNLGYVAVAVIGGFLVTRRAIALGDVQAFIQYSRQFSMPITQLSSIANSIQLTIASAERVFELLDEPEEPADAPAAAVLAAPRGEVQFDHVAFSYQADAPLIEDMSLQVTSGQTVAIVGPTGAGKTTLVNLLMRFYDVNAGSIRVDGVDIRELTRGGLRRMFGMVLQDTWLFSGTIRDNIAYGREGATEDAIVQAARAAQADHFIRTLPENYGTLINEEATNLSQGQKQLLTIARAFLADPAILILDEATSSVDTRTEVLIQEAMGRLMHGRTTFVIAHRLSTIRNADVILMMEHGRIVEKGTHEDLLAEKGRYAALYQSQFTGAEA, from the coding sequence ATGAGTGCCGAACAGAAGGCGATCCGGCAACCGTCGGCGTCGGCCAACATGTTCGGGCGGGGCCCGATGGGCGGCTTCGGCGTGCCCGTGCAGAAGGCCAAGGACTTCAAGGGCACACTCCGGCGGCTGACGGGATATCTCGGGCCGCACCGCCCCGCGCTGATCGTGGTGGTCGCCGCCGGCGTCATCGCCACGCTGTTCAGCGTGATCGGCCCGAAGATGTTGGGCTTGGCCACCACCAGGATCTTCGAAGGCTACCTGGCCCGCACGCTCGGGCGGTCGAACGCCGGCATCGATTTCGGCTACGTCGGCGGCATTCTCTGGACCATGCTCGCCCTGTACGTGGTGAGCGGCGCCTTCCAGTACCTGCAGCAGTACCTGATGTCGGGCGTGGCGCAGAAGACCGTGTATGCCCTGCGCCAGGACGTCGAGGCGAAGTTCAACCGCCTGCCCCTGCGGTTCTTCGACGCGAAGACCCACGGCGAGATCCTGAGCCGGGCCGTCAACGACCTCGACAACATCAGCAGCACGCTGCAGCAGAACCTGACCCAGCTGATCACCTCGGTGCTGTCGGTGATCGGCATCATCATCATGATGCTGACCATCAGCTGGCTGCTGACCATCGTCGTGGTGCTGACGCTGCCGTTGAGCGTGACGGTGGTGGCCAGGATCGCCAAGCGGTCGCAGGGTTACTTCATCCGGCAACAGAAGGCGCTCGGCGAGCTCAACGGGCACGTCGCCGAGATCTACGCGGGCCACACCATCGTCACGGCCTTCGGCCACGAGGGGAAGTCGGTCGCCAGGTTCGACGAACTCAACGAGAAGTATTACGACGGCGCCTGGCGCGCGCAGTTCGTCACCGGCGTGATGTTTCCGATCATGATGTTCATCGGCAACCTCGGCTACGTCGCGGTGGCGGTGATCGGCGGCTTCCTGGTCACGCGGCGGGCGATTGCCCTCGGCGACGTGCAGGCCTTCATCCAGTACAGCCGGCAGTTCTCGATGCCGATCACGCAGTTGAGCAGCATCGCCAACTCGATCCAGTTGACCATCGCCTCGGCCGAGCGGGTGTTCGAGCTGCTGGACGAGCCGGAAGAGCCCGCTGACGCGCCGGCCGCCGCCGTGCTGGCGGCGCCGCGCGGGGAGGTCCAGTTCGATCACGTCGCCTTCAGCTACCAGGCTGACGCGCCGCTAATTGAAGACATGAGCCTCCAGGTGACATCGGGGCAGACGGTGGCCATTGTTGGCCCCACCGGCGCCGGCAAGACGACGCTGGTCAACCTGTTGATGCGGTTCTACGACGTCAATGCCGGCAGCATCCGCGTCGACGGCGTGGACATCCGCGAGCTGACGCGCGGCGGCCTGCGCCGGATGTTCGGCATGGTGCTGCAGGACACCTGGCTGTTCTCGGGCACCATCCGCGACAACATCGCCTACGGCCGCGAAGGCGCCACCGAAGACGCCATCGTCCAGGCGGCCAGGGCGGCGCAGGCCGATCACTTCATCCGCACGCTGCCCGAGAACTACGGCACGCTGATCAACGAAGAGGCGACCAACCTGTCGCAGGGCCAGAAGCAGCTGCTGACCATCGCCCGGGCGTTCCTGGCCGACCCGGCCATCCTGATCCTGGACGAGGCGACCAGCAGCGTCGATACGCGCACCGAGGTCCTGATCCAGGAGGCGATGGGCCGGCTGATGCACGGCCGGACGACGTTCGTCATCGCCCACCGGCTGTCGACGATTCGCAATGCCGACGTGATCCTGATGATGGAACACGGCCGCATCGTCGAAAAAGGCACGCACGAGGATTTGCTGGCCGAAAAGGGGCGCTACGCGGCGTTGTATCAGAGCCAGTTTACGGGGGCCGAGGCATAG
- a CDS encoding ABC transporter ATP-binding protein — MLKLFRFLRPFRAAVAMVMGLAFAQSLANLYLPRLMADIVDHGIVPGDTDQILKIGGVMLLVAIVGTVAAVAGSFFTAQVATGFGRVVRGRIFDRVAHFSVHQFDHFSTASLITRTTNDTTQVQQVTLMLLGMAITAPMMAIGGVVLSLSQDARLARVLIAVIPVLAVVFFLIMRKAVPLFQQMQVKIDRLNLVLDEGLSGVRVIRAFDRGAHESRRFDAANRDVTGTAISVNRLVALLMPTMFFMMNLTSVLIIWFGSLRIDAGEMHVGAMMASLQYAIQILMAVFMVTAVFVMLPRAAASAERINEVLDVVPDVNDPAEGVKVASGFSRTMGHVEFQDVTFQYPGAEEPALCHVSFTAKPGEVTAVIGGTGSGKSTLAGLIPRFYDVAEGRVLVDGVDVRDMRQEDLRARIGFVPQKAVLFSGTIASNIAFGFEGATDDEMRRAATVAQAAEFIDRMPEGYASPVSQGGINLSGGQKQRLAMARALVRRGGIYVFDDSFSALDFATDAKLRAALKADLAEATVFIVSQRIGTVMNADRIVVLDDGRVAGIGPHAELLQTCDVYRQIAESQASLEEVA; from the coding sequence ATGCTGAAGCTGTTTCGGTTCCTGCGACCATTCCGTGCGGCGGTCGCGATGGTGATGGGGCTCGCCTTTGCCCAGTCGCTGGCCAACCTGTATCTCCCCCGGCTGATGGCCGACATCGTCGACCACGGCATCGTGCCGGGCGATACCGATCAAATCCTGAAGATCGGCGGCGTGATGCTGCTGGTCGCCATTGTCGGCACCGTCGCCGCGGTGGCGGGCAGCTTCTTCACCGCGCAGGTCGCCACCGGCTTTGGCCGCGTGGTCCGCGGCCGCATCTTCGATCGGGTGGCGCACTTCTCCGTGCACCAGTTCGATCACTTCAGCACGGCGTCGCTCATCACCCGCACCACCAACGACACCACGCAGGTGCAGCAGGTGACGCTGATGCTGCTGGGCATGGCGATTACGGCGCCGATGATGGCGATTGGCGGCGTGGTGCTGTCGCTGTCGCAGGACGCCCGGCTGGCGCGCGTGCTGATCGCGGTGATCCCGGTCCTGGCGGTGGTCTTCTTCCTGATCATGCGCAAGGCGGTGCCGCTGTTCCAGCAGATGCAGGTCAAGATCGACCGGCTCAACCTGGTGCTCGACGAGGGCCTGAGCGGCGTCCGCGTGATTCGCGCCTTCGATCGCGGCGCCCACGAAAGCCGCCGCTTCGACGCGGCCAATCGCGACGTCACCGGCACCGCGATCTCGGTCAACCGCCTGGTCGCGCTGCTGATGCCGACCATGTTCTTCATGATGAACCTGACCAGCGTGCTGATCATCTGGTTCGGCAGCCTGCGCATCGACGCCGGCGAGATGCACGTCGGGGCGATGATGGCGTCGCTGCAGTACGCCATCCAGATCCTGATGGCCGTGTTCATGGTCACGGCGGTGTTCGTGATGCTGCCGCGCGCGGCCGCGTCGGCCGAGCGCATCAACGAGGTGCTCGACGTCGTGCCCGACGTCAACGATCCGGCGGAGGGCGTGAAGGTGGCGTCCGGCTTCAGCCGGACCATGGGCCACGTCGAGTTCCAGGACGTGACGTTCCAGTATCCGGGGGCTGAAGAACCGGCGCTCTGTCACGTGTCGTTCACGGCGAAGCCGGGGGAGGTGACCGCGGTCATCGGCGGCACCGGCTCCGGCAAGTCCACGCTCGCCGGCCTCATCCCTCGCTTCTACGACGTGGCCGAGGGCCGCGTGCTGGTCGATGGTGTCGATGTCAGGGACATGCGGCAGGAAGACCTGCGCGCCAGGATCGGGTTCGTGCCCCAGAAGGCCGTGCTGTTCTCGGGCACCATCGCCAGCAACATCGCCTTCGGGTTCGAAGGCGCCACCGACGACGAGATGCGTCGCGCGGCCACGGTGGCGCAGGCGGCCGAGTTCATCGACCGCATGCCGGAGGGCTACGCCTCGCCGGTGTCGCAGGGCGGCATCAACCTGTCGGGAGGCCAGAAGCAGCGCCTGGCGATGGCGCGGGCGCTGGTGCGCCGCGGCGGGATCTACGTGTTCGACGACAGCTTCTCGGCGCTCGACTTCGCGACCGACGCCAAGCTGCGCGCCGCGCTGAAGGCTGACCTCGCCGAGGCCACGGTGTTCATCGTCTCCCAGCGCATCGGTACCGTGATGAACGCCGACCGGATTGTTGTCCTGGACGATGGCCGGGTCGCCGGCATCGGCCCGCACGCGGAGCTGCTGCAGACGTGCGACGTCTACCGCCAGATTGCGGAATCGCAGGCCTCGCTCGAGGAGGTCGCATGA
- a CDS encoding NADH:flavin oxidoreductase/NADH oxidase: MPHLFDPLSIRDLTFANRVFVSPMCEYSSTDGFANDWHLVHLGSRAVGGAGLVFTEATAVTPEGRISPEDLGIWKDEHIEPLARIVRFIHEQGSVAGMQLAHAGRKASTYRPWSGNGAVPEAEGGWPDVLAPSAIAFAGNYPVPSELSLDGITRVTAAFVEAARRAHQAGFRVIEIHAAHGYLLHEFLSPLSNQRADAYGGSFENRTRLVREVVTAVRGVWPEQLPLFVRISATDWIEGGWDIEQSLELARQLKPLGVDFIDCSSGGNAAQATIPLGPGYQAPFAERIRREAGILTGAVGLITEPAQAEQIVASGQADAVLIARELLRDPYFPLRAARELGQEVTWPAQYLRAGPKDAKARQPARP; this comes from the coding sequence ATGCCTCACCTGTTCGATCCGCTGTCCATCCGCGACTTGACCTTTGCCAATCGCGTGTTCGTATCGCCGATGTGCGAGTACTCGAGCACCGACGGCTTCGCCAACGACTGGCACCTGGTGCACCTCGGCAGCCGCGCCGTTGGCGGGGCAGGCCTGGTGTTCACCGAGGCCACGGCGGTGACGCCGGAAGGGCGCATCAGCCCCGAGGACCTCGGCATCTGGAAAGACGAGCACATCGAGCCGCTCGCCCGCATCGTCCGCTTCATTCACGAGCAGGGCAGCGTCGCCGGCATGCAACTGGCGCACGCCGGGCGGAAGGCGAGCACGTATCGACCGTGGAGCGGGAACGGTGCGGTGCCCGAGGCTGAGGGTGGATGGCCGGACGTACTGGCGCCCAGCGCCATTGCGTTCGCCGGCAATTACCCGGTGCCGTCCGAGCTCTCGCTGGACGGTATCACGAGGGTGACCGCCGCGTTCGTGGAGGCGGCCCGCCGCGCCCACCAGGCCGGGTTCAGGGTGATCGAGATCCACGCCGCGCATGGTTACCTGCTGCACGAGTTCCTGTCGCCGCTCAGTAATCAGCGGGCCGACGCGTACGGCGGCTCGTTTGAGAACCGCACGCGACTCGTTCGAGAAGTCGTCACCGCCGTCCGCGGCGTGTGGCCGGAGCAACTGCCGCTGTTCGTTCGCATCTCGGCCACCGACTGGATTGAAGGCGGGTGGGACATCGAGCAGTCGCTTGAGCTGGCGCGCCAGCTCAAGCCGCTTGGCGTGGACTTCATTGACTGCTCATCGGGCGGCAACGCCGCGCAGGCGACGATCCCGCTGGGGCCGGGCTACCAGGCGCCGTTCGCGGAGCGCATCCGGCGCGAGGCGGGCATCCTTACCGGTGCGGTCGGCCTGATCACCGAGCCGGCGCAGGCCGAGCAGATCGTCGCGAGTGGCCAGGCGGACGCCGTCCTGATCGCGAGGGAGCTGCTGCGCGACCCGTACTTCCCGCTGCGCGCGGCCCGGGAGCTGGGCCAGGAAGTCACGTGGCCGGCGCAGTATCTCCGCGCCGGTCCCAAGGACGCCAAAGCACGACAGCCGGCTCGTCCATAG
- a CDS encoding thiamine pyrophosphate-binding protein, whose product MTTTAAAVAKALAEAGIDRVFGLPGGEVLVLIDECRQVGIDFVLMRHEANAGIAAAVHGKLRGQPGVVLATLGPGAANLMLPIASAYLDQEPLLAITAQLPDEFPPSHTHQLLPLHDSYRPICRVAEKVTQANAGELVPRALAACMERPYGASFLTLSAREALKPVTSTTSTTPVTPVGPPFMGGRNAIAKAAELRDRLARAERPLVLIGLGAGTANAARIRKWLLEWNLPVAVTPKLKGIVDESSANFVGVISGMAADGLMVEALKSSDLLIGLGLDPVEIDKLWHTELPIHWVLEAPNVGGFIPAGTELVDHAAFIDAMIAGNAPRVWDQPFETFQRRRRDLLTGQSATPETMWPGDIIRALSEAVPASTIVTTDVGSHKYLFGQFWPSRQPGTFWMSNGLSGMAYGLSAAIGAKLACPDAPVLAAVGDGGFSMNAQELETAERVGAPFVTIVLEDGSYSLIKLAQESRKLPSYRMEFGRIDTVKMAEACGVQALRTAHPEELATAVRRAVTERRSLVVGVPVNYADYKLMF is encoded by the coding sequence ATGACGACGACGGCGGCAGCGGTGGCGAAGGCGCTTGCGGAAGCGGGCATCGATCGGGTGTTCGGCCTGCCCGGTGGAGAAGTGCTGGTCCTGATCGATGAATGCCGCCAGGTGGGCATCGACTTCGTGTTGATGCGTCACGAGGCCAATGCCGGCATCGCGGCGGCCGTCCACGGCAAGCTCCGCGGCCAGCCCGGCGTGGTGCTGGCCACGCTGGGGCCGGGCGCCGCCAACCTGATGCTGCCGATCGCGAGCGCGTATCTCGACCAGGAGCCGCTGCTGGCCATCACGGCGCAGCTCCCGGACGAATTCCCGCCCAGCCACACCCATCAACTGCTGCCGTTGCACGACAGCTATCGCCCGATCTGCCGCGTGGCGGAGAAGGTCACGCAGGCCAACGCGGGCGAGCTGGTGCCGCGCGCGCTGGCGGCGTGCATGGAGCGCCCGTATGGCGCGTCGTTCCTCACGCTCTCCGCGCGCGAAGCGCTCAAGCCGGTAACCTCCACCACCTCCACCACTCCCGTCACCCCTGTAGGGCCCCCCTTTATGGGGGGCCGGAATGCCATCGCGAAAGCCGCCGAACTCCGCGATCGCCTCGCCCGCGCGGAACGCCCGCTCGTGCTCATCGGCCTCGGCGCCGGCACCGCCAATGCCGCGCGCATCCGCAAGTGGCTGCTTGAGTGGAACCTCCCGGTCGCCGTCACCCCGAAGCTCAAAGGCATCGTCGACGAGTCGTCCGCGAACTTCGTGGGCGTGATCAGCGGCATGGCGGCGGATGGATTGATGGTGGAGGCGCTCAAGTCCTCCGACCTCCTGATCGGGCTCGGTCTCGATCCCGTGGAGATCGACAAGCTGTGGCACACCGAGTTGCCCATCCACTGGGTGCTCGAGGCGCCCAACGTCGGCGGCTTCATCCCGGCGGGGACGGAGCTGGTCGATCACGCCGCGTTCATCGACGCCATGATCGCGGGCAACGCGCCTCGGGTGTGGGACCAGCCCTTCGAGACGTTCCAGCGCAGGCGCCGCGACCTGCTGACCGGGCAATCGGCCACGCCCGAGACGATGTGGCCGGGCGACATCATCCGCGCCTTGTCCGAGGCGGTGCCGGCCTCCACCATCGTCACCACCGACGTCGGGTCCCACAAGTACCTGTTCGGGCAGTTCTGGCCCAGCCGGCAACCCGGCACGTTCTGGATGTCCAACGGCTTGTCGGGCATGGCCTACGGGCTGAGCGCGGCGATTGGCGCGAAGCTCGCGTGCCCGGATGCGCCGGTGCTCGCGGCGGTGGGCGACGGCGGCTTCTCGATGAACGCGCAGGAGCTCGAGACCGCGGAGCGCGTGGGCGCGCCGTTTGTGACCATCGTGCTGGAAGACGGCAGCTACTCGCTGATCAAGCTGGCGCAGGAGAGCCGCAAGCTGCCGTCGTACCGCATGGAGTTCGGGCGCATCGACACGGTGAAGATGGCCGAGGCGTGCGGCGTGCAGGCGCTGCGCACCGCCCACCCCGAGGAGCTGGCGACGGCGGTGCGCCGGGCCGTCACCGAGCGGCGCAGCCTGGTGGTGGGCGTGCCGGTGAACTACGCGGATTACAAGTTGATGTTCTGA
- a CDS encoding ATP-binding protein has product MSTTIRSIGARIPLGRLAIAGFGLLLIAGIWVYTIDRARNERIEATSSEFSKNANLALALDMHTHQLLKGLDRFLLVIKSQYEQPGPRVPIRQLIGPAMSGERWITFIGVTDERGDLVEASQEFVETNFSEGESFKTHQRRDSKALLIMPPVLGRVSGRWAITLTRRRNKPDGSFGGVVHIAIEPRYLTELFENTTMGPSDIMSLVLANGVTLARRRGPTIEFGAAIPQSQLFVEHAKRPIGNYIGSGAVDGQLRVFSYRTMQDYPIIVTVGTSETDAFAPVRRRARTHYVTATLASAFIALACAAGIVMLGRQQRANRRLHEQASLLDKAQDAIIVSDLDRRLTYWNKSAERLYGWTAEEAVGRTVAEVFYADSDAADALHAYEVVIRTGEWTGELKVINKHRRPVIVESRWTLVRDREGRPRSVLSINTDVTERRELERQFYRAQRLESIGTLAGGIAHDLNNVLTPIMLAIELLKDHMTDPRDREVLATINDSARRGSEMVRQVLSFARGMEGRRVEIDVIELVAEVERIARDTLPKTIGIRTRVDLGLPPIVGDPTQFHQVLLNLCVNARDAMPTGGQLSIAAELVLLDGRDPAAPSDLPHGAYVMIEVLDTGEGIAADIVDRIFDPFFTTKEPGKGTGLGLSTSLTIVKSHGGYIRATSEPGHGARFRIYLPASHGEGVAGSIGETASKPQGSGQTVLVVDDEAAIRMIARRTLEANGYRVLLASDGAEAIASFGAHSRTIAAVLMDMTMPVLDGVPTIQAMSRIDSTVPIIAVSGISANEHAARAASAQVQHFLPKPFTSATLLKALKQVLS; this is encoded by the coding sequence CAAGGGGCTCGATCGATTCCTGCTCGTCATCAAAAGCCAGTACGAGCAGCCCGGTCCCCGCGTCCCGATCAGGCAGCTCATCGGGCCCGCGATGTCCGGCGAACGGTGGATCACCTTCATCGGCGTGACCGACGAGCGCGGCGACTTGGTCGAGGCGAGCCAGGAATTCGTGGAGACCAACTTCTCGGAAGGCGAATCGTTCAAGACCCACCAGCGTCGCGACTCCAAAGCCCTGCTGATAATGCCTCCCGTCCTGGGCCGGGTCAGCGGCCGCTGGGCGATCACCCTGACGCGTCGGCGCAACAAGCCAGACGGCTCGTTTGGCGGCGTCGTCCATATCGCCATCGAGCCGCGCTACCTGACCGAACTGTTCGAGAACACCACGATGGGGCCGAGCGACATCATGTCGCTCGTGCTGGCGAACGGCGTCACCCTGGCCCGGCGAAGGGGCCCGACGATCGAGTTTGGAGCGGCCATTCCCCAATCGCAGCTGTTCGTCGAGCACGCGAAGCGGCCGATCGGCAACTACATCGGTTCGGGTGCGGTGGACGGGCAGCTCCGGGTGTTCAGCTATCGGACGATGCAGGACTACCCGATCATCGTGACCGTTGGCACGTCGGAAACGGACGCGTTCGCGCCGGTCCGCCGGCGCGCGCGCACGCATTACGTGACGGCGACGCTGGCCAGCGCCTTCATCGCGCTGGCGTGCGCCGCCGGCATCGTGATGCTGGGCCGCCAGCAGCGGGCGAACCGGCGCCTGCACGAGCAGGCGTCGTTGCTCGACAAGGCCCAGGACGCCATCATCGTCAGCGACCTCGACCGCCGGCTGACCTACTGGAACAAGAGCGCCGAGCGCCTCTACGGGTGGACGGCGGAGGAGGCCGTCGGCCGCACGGTCGCCGAGGTGTTCTACGCCGACAGCGATGCCGCCGACGCCCTCCACGCCTACGAAGTCGTGATCCGCACCGGCGAGTGGACCGGCGAGCTGAAGGTGATCAACAAGCACCGGCGGCCGGTGATCGTCGAGAGCCGGTGGACGCTGGTGCGCGACCGGGAGGGCCGGCCCCGCAGCGTGCTGTCGATCAACACCGACGTGACCGAACGCCGGGAGCTGGAGCGCCAGTTCTACCGCGCCCAGCGCCTGGAAAGCATCGGCACCCTGGCCGGCGGCATTGCCCACGACCTCAACAACGTGCTGACGCCGATCATGCTGGCGATCGAGTTGCTCAAGGACCACATGACCGATCCGCGCGATCGCGAGGTGCTGGCCACCATCAACGACAGCGCGCGGCGCGGCTCCGAGATGGTGCGGCAGGTGCTGTCGTTCGCCCGCGGCATGGAAGGCCGCCGCGTCGAGATCGACGTGATCGAATTGGTGGCCGAGGTCGAGCGCATCGCCCGCGACACCCTGCCGAAGACGATCGGCATCCGCACCCGCGTTGATCTCGGCCTGCCGCCGATCGTCGGCGACCCGACCCAGTTTCACCAGGTGTTGCTCAACCTCTGCGTGAACGCGCGGGATGCGATGCCGACGGGCGGCCAGCTGTCGATCGCCGCCGAGCTGGTCCTCCTCGACGGCCGCGACCCGGCGGCGCCTTCCGACCTGCCGCATGGCGCCTACGTGATGATCGAGGTGCTCGACACCGGCGAAGGCATCGCGGCCGACATCGTCGATCGGATTTTCGATCCGTTCTTCACCACCAAGGAGCCCGGCAAGGGCACCGGCCTCGGGCTCTCCACCTCGCTCACGATCGTGAAGAGCCATGGCGGCTACATTCGCGCGACCAGCGAGCCCGGGCACGGCGCCCGCTTCCGCATCTACCTGCCCGCCTCTCACGGCGAAGGTGTCGCCGGCTCGATCGGCGAGACGGCGTCGAAGCCGCAGGGCAGCGGGCAAACGGTGCTGGTGGTCGATGACGAGGCGGCGATCCGCATGATCGCGCGGCGCACCCTCGAGGCCAACGGCTATCGCGTGCTGCTGGCGTCGGATGGGGCGGAGGCCATCGCCAGCTTTGGCGCGCACTCCCGAACGATTGCCGCGGTCCTGATGGACATGACCATGCCGGTGCTCGACGGCGTGCCGACCATCCAGGCGATGTCGCGCATCGACTCGACGGTGCCGATCATCGCCGTCAGCGGCATCAGCGCCAACGAGCACGCCGCGCGCGCCGCCAGCGCGCAGGTCCAGCACTTCCTGCCCAAGCCGTTCACCTCCGCCACGCTGCTCAAGGCCCTGAAACAGGTGCTGAGTTAG